One window from the genome of Vidua chalybeata isolate OUT-0048 chromosome 3, bVidCha1 merged haplotype, whole genome shotgun sequence encodes:
- the LOC128785437 gene encoding zona pellucida sperm-binding protein 2-like isoform X1: protein MEAVGHLLHRIWLFFLLFWLGQGRQMAPPGFVESSCRSRIFWMKLNKLLLQGKFFQLEIYDPYSGPVLLDEKLASRCGYVLTEDVWGNPVFRASVLGCHVANEADELFSLTVNIKVSSFSSMRAAVTYTYPMYCSYASWASREIMCEENYMEVSVKTDVPAVSNDYTVAWMSALPETQNVAYQQWQLMFVSPSGRKRITVSDAVKLGYSFNNSLSRVYLRAPYHSNESDVSVVSGVNMNMITSTSMYRQRWLLLLIDTTVSCPVDGISFTNTTLTWTVPRVIPTLVVQESTFLSKSIVMGVDDQVIVNPEEMNYLLEYNETHIRITIPTGAGGGKLESSITGGVYGVIYCIDLFLEHTWTDADWQTTKYTVIKSITTPFMPQIPTVINNTVPEERLFNVAFGHFLPDVSLVAITVGNVPFSLREAQHHGFKIYETPFSNGTKAFILEVSFDDPYVLKEYVNRNETKYTLLVNYTLSVGPQMTLYYHSAEVECMIADIEVPEAVGSCDEENLYLTLPTFGLHQYWDLYLGNKLLNRHLALTNGYLAATNSTHLILQIPLFAGGLIYEEVSFQKIKARFDVALRKVRTMETLQMFSISCSFNSSAFIICHPDGTIMVSAQMKTVPAIDMSKTKLRDSSCKPREYNEAHAFFKFHVTTCGTSVRFEGDHIIYENEISYEKETLPGQSIPTITRDPDYRLTVLCYYQAKETLVLGAFSRDLATSPPFGSGTMFPRSNTAAYRRVRQALNVVSRVSKDESFMEFYGPSMAILKQPMEPVFLEVELKDESPNVELYLENCWVATSPDFNNTPRWNITVDGREINGSEFAAEFCPVPVSPRVRHPSHFKRLAVRTLAQQLEQVYVHCLVAACSPTSTQPGSTCRGQYSSSREKKGFPGHPSHSLQGYVLAGPVWIVAPDRR, encoded by the exons ATGGAGGCTGTGGGTCACTTGCTACACAG GATCTGgctgtttttcttgctgttctgGCTGGGACAAGGGAGGCAGATGGCTCCCCCAG GTTTTGTAGAGAGCAGTTGCCGCTCCAGAATTTTTTGGATGAAACTGAATAAACTCTTGCTCCAGGGAAAGTTCTTCCAGCTGGAAATCTATG ATCCTTATTCTGGTCCTGTTCTGCTGGATGAGAAATTAGCATCTCGCTGTGGCTATGTCCTGACAGAAGACGTGTGGGGCAATCCCGTCTTCCGTGCCTCAGTGCTCGGCTGTCACGTGGCCAATGAG GCAGATGAGCTGTTTTCACTGACTGTGAACATCAAGGTCTCCTCATTTTCAAGCATGAGGGCAGCTGTCACTTACACGTACCCTATGTACTGCTCCTATGCATCCTGGGCTTCAAGAGAAATCATGTGCGAAGAAAACTACATGGAG gtgtcagTGAAGACTGATGTCCCAGCGGTTTCAAATGACTACACCGTAGCATGGATGTCAGCACTGCCAGAG ACTCAAAATGTTGCATACCAGCAATGGCAACTGATGTTTGTTTCTCCATCAGGGAGAAAGAGAATAACAGTAAGTGATGCAGTAAAACTGGGCTACAGCTTCAATAACAGCCTGTCCCGAGTGTACCTGCGGGCGCCCTACCACAGCAACGAGTCTGACGTCAGCGTG GTCAGTGGTGTAAATATGAACATGATCACTTCCACTTCCATGTACAGGCAGCGGTGGCTGCTTTTGCTGATTGACACAACTGTCTCCTGTCCTGTTG ATGGCATCAGCTTCACCAATACCACGCTAACATGGACTGTGCCAAGAGTTATCCCCACACTAGTGGTCCAGGAATCCACCTTTCTGTCTAAAAGCATTGTAATGGGAGTGGATGATCAAGTCATAGTGAATCCAGAAGAGATGAACTACTTACTGGAGTACAACGAGACACACATCAGAATAACCATCCCtactggagcaggaggaggcaaGCTAGAG AGCTCCATAACCGGTGGTGTGTATGGAGTCATTTACTGCATTGACCTGTTTCTGGAGCACACATGGACAGATGCAGATTGGCAAACCACGAAGTATACAGTCATCAAATCCATCACCACACCTTTCATGCCACAAATACCAACTGTTATCAACA ATACTGTGCCAGAGGAACGGCTATTTAATGTTGCATTTGgacattttcttcctgatgtctCTCTGGTGGCAATCACAGTAGGAAATGTGCCATTTTCCCTGAGGGAAGCACAGCACCACGGCTTCAAGATTTATGAAACTCCCTTTTCTAATGGAACAAAAGCATTTATCCTGGAAGTCTCTTTTGATGATCCATATGTTCTGAAAGAG TATGTGaatagaaatgaaacaaaatacacCCTTCTGGTCAACTACACCCTTAGTGTGGGTCCACAGATGACACTCTACTATCATTCAGCAGAGGTGGAGTGCATGATTGCTGATATTG AAGTACCAGAAGCAGTTGGTTCCTGTGATGAAGAAAACCTGTATCTAACCCTGCCCACTTTTGGCTTGCACCAGTACTGGGACCTGTACCTTGGCAACAAGCTCCTGAACCGGCACCTTGCCCTCACCAATGGGTACCTTGCAGCTACCAACTCCACACACCTGATCTTGCAAATACCTCTGTTTGCTGGGGGGCTCATCTATGAG GAAGTGtcctttcagaaaattaaagcaaGGTTTGATGTTGCCCTAAGGAAAGTGAGAACTATGGAGACCTTACAGATGTTCTCCATTAGCTGCAGTTTTAATTCTTCAGCATTTATAA TATGCCACCCAGATGGTACCATAATGGTATCTGCCCAAATGAAGACAGTTCCTGCCATTGACATGAGTAAAACCAAGCTAAGGGACAGCTCCTGCAAGCCTAGAGAGTATAATGAAGCCCATGCCTTCTTCAAGTTCCATGTCACTACCTGTGGCACTTCAGTAAGG TTTGAAGGTGACCACATTATTTATGAGAATGAAATCTCTTATGAGAAAGAGACTCTTCCAGGACAGAGCATACCAACAATCACAAGAGATCCAGACTACAG ACTAACAGTCTTGTGCTACTACCAAGCAAAAGAGACCCTAGTGCTTGGTGCCTTCTCCAGGGACCTGGCCACATCTCCTCCCTTTGGCTCTGGGACAATGTTTCCACGTTCAAATACTGCAG cttACAGAAGGGTAAGACAAGCTCTGAATGTAGTTTCAAGAGTGTCCAAAG ATGAATCCTTCATGGAGTTCTATGGGCCCAGCATGGCAATACTCAAACAACCCATGGAGCCTGTGTTTCTTGAGGTGGAGCTGAAGGATGAGAGCCCCAATGTTGAGTTATATCTGGAAAACTGCTGGGTAGCCACATCTCCAGACTTCAACAACACCCCAAGATGGAACATCACTGTGGATGG GCGTGAGATTAATGGCAGTGAGTTTGCTGCAGAGTTCTGCCCGGTACCTGTTAGCCCCAGGGTGAGACACCCTTCTCACTTTAAAAGGCTGGCCGTAAGGACCCTGGCACAGCAACTGGAACAG gTGTATGTGCACTGTTTGGTGGCAGCATGCTCTCCTACCAGCACACAAcctggcagcacctgcagaGGACAGTACAGCTCAAGCAGGGAGAAGAAGG GCTTTCCAGGTCACCCTTCTCACAGTCTCCAGGGCTATGTACTTGCTGGACCAGTATGGATTGTTGCTCCAGATCGAAGATGA
- the LOC128785437 gene encoding zona pellucida sperm-binding protein 2-like isoform X2: MEAVGHLLHRIWLFFLLFWLGQGRQMAPPGFVESSCRSRIFWMKLNKLLLQGKFFQLEIYDPYSGPVLLDEKLASRCGYVLTEDVWGNPVFRASVLGCHVANEVSVKTDVPAVSNDYTVAWMSALPETQNVAYQQWQLMFVSPSGRKRITVSDAVKLGYSFNNSLSRVYLRAPYHSNESDVSVVSGVNMNMITSTSMYRQRWLLLLIDTTVSCPVDGISFTNTTLTWTVPRVIPTLVVQESTFLSKSIVMGVDDQVIVNPEEMNYLLEYNETHIRITIPTGAGGGKLESSITGGVYGVIYCIDLFLEHTWTDADWQTTKYTVIKSITTPFMPQIPTVINNTVPEERLFNVAFGHFLPDVSLVAITVGNVPFSLREAQHHGFKIYETPFSNGTKAFILEVSFDDPYVLKEYVNRNETKYTLLVNYTLSVGPQMTLYYHSAEVECMIADIEVPEAVGSCDEENLYLTLPTFGLHQYWDLYLGNKLLNRHLALTNGYLAATNSTHLILQIPLFAGGLIYEEVSFQKIKARFDVALRKVRTMETLQMFSISCSFNSSAFIICHPDGTIMVSAQMKTVPAIDMSKTKLRDSSCKPREYNEAHAFFKFHVTTCGTSVRFEGDHIIYENEISYEKETLPGQSIPTITRDPDYRLTVLCYYQAKETLVLGAFSRDLATSPPFGSGTMFPRSNTAAYRRVRQALNVVSRVSKDESFMEFYGPSMAILKQPMEPVFLEVELKDESPNVELYLENCWVATSPDFNNTPRWNITVDGREINGSEFAAEFCPVPVSPRVRHPSHFKRLAVRTLAQQLEQVYVHCLVAACSPTSTQPGSTCRGQYSSSREKKGFPGHPSHSLQGYVLAGPVWIVAPDRR; this comes from the exons ATGGAGGCTGTGGGTCACTTGCTACACAG GATCTGgctgtttttcttgctgttctgGCTGGGACAAGGGAGGCAGATGGCTCCCCCAG GTTTTGTAGAGAGCAGTTGCCGCTCCAGAATTTTTTGGATGAAACTGAATAAACTCTTGCTCCAGGGAAAGTTCTTCCAGCTGGAAATCTATG ATCCTTATTCTGGTCCTGTTCTGCTGGATGAGAAATTAGCATCTCGCTGTGGCTATGTCCTGACAGAAGACGTGTGGGGCAATCCCGTCTTCCGTGCCTCAGTGCTCGGCTGTCACGTGGCCAATGAG gtgtcagTGAAGACTGATGTCCCAGCGGTTTCAAATGACTACACCGTAGCATGGATGTCAGCACTGCCAGAG ACTCAAAATGTTGCATACCAGCAATGGCAACTGATGTTTGTTTCTCCATCAGGGAGAAAGAGAATAACAGTAAGTGATGCAGTAAAACTGGGCTACAGCTTCAATAACAGCCTGTCCCGAGTGTACCTGCGGGCGCCCTACCACAGCAACGAGTCTGACGTCAGCGTG GTCAGTGGTGTAAATATGAACATGATCACTTCCACTTCCATGTACAGGCAGCGGTGGCTGCTTTTGCTGATTGACACAACTGTCTCCTGTCCTGTTG ATGGCATCAGCTTCACCAATACCACGCTAACATGGACTGTGCCAAGAGTTATCCCCACACTAGTGGTCCAGGAATCCACCTTTCTGTCTAAAAGCATTGTAATGGGAGTGGATGATCAAGTCATAGTGAATCCAGAAGAGATGAACTACTTACTGGAGTACAACGAGACACACATCAGAATAACCATCCCtactggagcaggaggaggcaaGCTAGAG AGCTCCATAACCGGTGGTGTGTATGGAGTCATTTACTGCATTGACCTGTTTCTGGAGCACACATGGACAGATGCAGATTGGCAAACCACGAAGTATACAGTCATCAAATCCATCACCACACCTTTCATGCCACAAATACCAACTGTTATCAACA ATACTGTGCCAGAGGAACGGCTATTTAATGTTGCATTTGgacattttcttcctgatgtctCTCTGGTGGCAATCACAGTAGGAAATGTGCCATTTTCCCTGAGGGAAGCACAGCACCACGGCTTCAAGATTTATGAAACTCCCTTTTCTAATGGAACAAAAGCATTTATCCTGGAAGTCTCTTTTGATGATCCATATGTTCTGAAAGAG TATGTGaatagaaatgaaacaaaatacacCCTTCTGGTCAACTACACCCTTAGTGTGGGTCCACAGATGACACTCTACTATCATTCAGCAGAGGTGGAGTGCATGATTGCTGATATTG AAGTACCAGAAGCAGTTGGTTCCTGTGATGAAGAAAACCTGTATCTAACCCTGCCCACTTTTGGCTTGCACCAGTACTGGGACCTGTACCTTGGCAACAAGCTCCTGAACCGGCACCTTGCCCTCACCAATGGGTACCTTGCAGCTACCAACTCCACACACCTGATCTTGCAAATACCTCTGTTTGCTGGGGGGCTCATCTATGAG GAAGTGtcctttcagaaaattaaagcaaGGTTTGATGTTGCCCTAAGGAAAGTGAGAACTATGGAGACCTTACAGATGTTCTCCATTAGCTGCAGTTTTAATTCTTCAGCATTTATAA TATGCCACCCAGATGGTACCATAATGGTATCTGCCCAAATGAAGACAGTTCCTGCCATTGACATGAGTAAAACCAAGCTAAGGGACAGCTCCTGCAAGCCTAGAGAGTATAATGAAGCCCATGCCTTCTTCAAGTTCCATGTCACTACCTGTGGCACTTCAGTAAGG TTTGAAGGTGACCACATTATTTATGAGAATGAAATCTCTTATGAGAAAGAGACTCTTCCAGGACAGAGCATACCAACAATCACAAGAGATCCAGACTACAG ACTAACAGTCTTGTGCTACTACCAAGCAAAAGAGACCCTAGTGCTTGGTGCCTTCTCCAGGGACCTGGCCACATCTCCTCCCTTTGGCTCTGGGACAATGTTTCCACGTTCAAATACTGCAG cttACAGAAGGGTAAGACAAGCTCTGAATGTAGTTTCAAGAGTGTCCAAAG ATGAATCCTTCATGGAGTTCTATGGGCCCAGCATGGCAATACTCAAACAACCCATGGAGCCTGTGTTTCTTGAGGTGGAGCTGAAGGATGAGAGCCCCAATGTTGAGTTATATCTGGAAAACTGCTGGGTAGCCACATCTCCAGACTTCAACAACACCCCAAGATGGAACATCACTGTGGATGG GCGTGAGATTAATGGCAGTGAGTTTGCTGCAGAGTTCTGCCCGGTACCTGTTAGCCCCAGGGTGAGACACCCTTCTCACTTTAAAAGGCTGGCCGTAAGGACCCTGGCACAGCAACTGGAACAG gTGTATGTGCACTGTTTGGTGGCAGCATGCTCTCCTACCAGCACACAAcctggcagcacctgcagaGGACAGTACAGCTCAAGCAGGGAGAAGAAGG GCTTTCCAGGTCACCCTTCTCACAGTCTCCAGGGCTATGTACTTGCTGGACCAGTATGGATTGTTGCTCCAGATCGAAGATGA